A genomic segment from Oncorhynchus clarkii lewisi isolate Uvic-CL-2024 chromosome 14, UVic_Ocla_1.0, whole genome shotgun sequence encodes:
- the LOC139366242 gene encoding cysteine-rich hydrophobic domain-containing protein 1, producing MSVLLPNMADFDTIYELDEEDERVVSEEHLVKYCPEPVIMRGAGHITVFGLSNKFDTEFPSVLTGKVAPEEFKTSISRVNACLKKNLPVNVKWLLCGCLCCCCTVGFSLWPVICLNKRARRSIQKLLEWENNRLYHKLGLHWKLSKRKCESSNMMEYVILIEFLPKYPIFRPD from the exons ATGAGCGTCTTACTACCCAACATGGCGGATTTTGATACCATCTATGAGTTAGACGAGGAAGATGAACGTGTAGTGAGTGAAGAACATCTTGTTAAATATTGCCCAGAACCTGTGATTATGCGAGGGGCCGGGCACATCACCGT GTTTGGCTTGAGCAACAAATTTGACACGGAGTTTCCCTCAGTACTCACGGGAAAG GTGGCTCCAGAGGAGTTTAAAACCAGTATCAGCAGAGTGAACGCTTGCTTGAAGAAGAACTTGCCTGTCAATGTGAAGTGGCTTCTTTGCGGCTGCCTGTGCTGTTGCTGTACGGTGGGCTTCAGTCTGTGGCCCGTTATATGCCTCAACAAGAGA GCGAGAAGATCTATTCAGAAGTTGTTAGAATGGGAAAACAACCGGTTATATCACAAG CTGGGCCTGCACTGGAAACTCAGCAAAAGGAAATGTgaaagcagcaatatgatggaatAT GTAATTCTTATAGAATTCTTACCCAAATATCCTATATTCCGACCGGACTGA